The Phyllopteryx taeniolatus isolate TA_2022b chromosome 13, UOR_Ptae_1.2, whole genome shotgun sequence nucleotide sequence GGGATGGGACAGAGCGTCCGCGGGGGAAACGTCGTAGGGAAGCGAGCTGGCGGGGCGACACGACGGGAGAAAGGGGGTAAGCGGACGCTCCGTGGGCTATTCGGGCGCGTACGTTCGGACCTCTTAAGTCCGCTCTGGCTCTCGGTCTGGTTGATCCAGCTCTTGTAGACGTCCAGCGGGTCGGTCCTGACGCTGAGGTTCCGGGCAGCCAAGACGTCCCGCAGGGCGGGACCCAGCGCCTCCCGCAGGACGTTGCGGCCACGATCGTGTCGGTAGAAGTTGACCAGCATCTTGATGACGAAGGGGTTCCCCCTGACTACGTCCTGGGGCTCCGTCACCTTGGACCTGATCACATCACACTCATCAGCACGGCGCCACCTGGTGGACTCCTTCCAACCTTGGCAAAGGCTACTGATGGGTATCGATCAGATCTTAACGATACTACTACTCTTAACGATACTGCTTATCGGTCTGGTACTTTAACGGTATTCTTATCTGTACTTTTTCATTGTGGGAGGGGGGACACACTAAAATATCAGAAATTAcactgctttttttatttatttatttttaaaataaattgacttgCAACTGCAACAAGATGAatgtaaaatccattttaaaaaatgaaaacaatacatttcagaaaaagaaacaaatcccCATTCTAATGTGCTTTGAGGACGAGGCAGCGAGATCTCGTTTTGGGAATAATTCATAagtcatgcctggagagtgaAACGCAACAATAGCTCAGATGCTACGTTAGCGTAGAGCTAACCCAATACCGGCTGCCGCTCTTAACACAAGAGGATTATATGGCACAATGGACGTGTTTATAGAATACTATGAATCCCATGGAAATAttatatccacccatccattttccgagccgcttctcctcacgcgggcatgcaggagcctatcccagctatcatcgggcgagaggcggggtacaccctgaaccggtcgccagccaatcgcagggcacataaacaaacaaccattcgcactcacagtcacgcctacgggcaatttttagagtctccaatcaatgcatgtttttgggatgtgggaggaaagcggagtgcccggagaaaagccacgcaggcacggggagaacgtgcaagctccacacaggcggggccggggattgaacccgggtcctcagaactgtgaggctgacgctctaaccagtcgctcaccgtgccgacggaaatatttgatattcctattttttttttttttttttttttttaaaccggtCTTGAtgagctgcatggccatgcagaatggtggatctgtatgccttttgtgctggaacagattcGCTGCGCAACAGGAGAGCTTGAattactccctctgcttatttttatttttcaattattctaaagttttattgaaaatgcagccagacagaaaaggctTTTAGGGagcagacagagggacagaacggacaaggttAATCGGGGTGCGAACCACATCAGAACAACAGCTGGACAGTCGAGATACTTGAGCAACGGTGACGTTACAAAGTCAACGGGCaggtgtggaagagggtcttgccCAGCTTGTCTATGAAATGCAGGTTTGTGACGCGCTGTAATGAGTAACACATCCCTGTAGATGTTGGCGTTGCagcgctttggatttgagatcagtgCAGCTTTGGAGTGGAGATAAAGATGAggtgagggagagaaatgctaACGCGCCGGAAGTCGGGCAAGTATGGGCACCTTACTTACTATTGTCGAAGGTTGCCTTTAATCAGAATAGTCAGTTACAGTAACTTATTGTTCAttcttttttgggaaaaattgtaatttatttaatcCACGTATTATCAGTGATGGACATTAAGAACCACCAATGCTGACGACACTGTGGGCAGTCTCTATTGTGAGTAAATATTGGTAGAAATGGCCTTTTTCTGTAAATAATGCACCCGAGGTCTTCAATTGCCGACATGAATCTAATGGCATATTTGGATATATTTGTGTCAAGTCATGTCCATGctgcttttctttgctttggAGCCAGAAAACGGCATTCTGGGGAAACCAACCCacgttctactgctgattactaaagaatgcaaaaagctagaaacaaaacttttttgtcGGGTGAAAGAAGCGAGTAGGTTCGGTGCTTCTATTGCCACAGAAGACAATATTCTGCGAGTCTTGATCGATTAGTCAAGATGCTCTAAAACGCCTGGCAGTCAATGAgttcaacatgttttctgagCTGAAGCAAGCAGACGAGTAAAGGCGCCGAGAATCAAGTAGAGACACCAAGGCGAGTATCGACGAGTAGAGTCAAGCAGAGGCGAGTAGGTAGGAGACCTGATCTCAAAGTGTAGCGCCTGCGTGAAGAGCTGCAGAAGCAGGAAGGCTTCACGATCGTCCGCTCCGTAGTTGAACAGGCTGAAGACCACCATCTCCACGAAGGACGAGCAGCGACTCTGCGGCATCAGGAAGATCAGATGCGCCAAGTAGGACGGCCGAGTCTGAAACACAGCGCCACGGTGAGTGGACTCGCAGCCGCCCCAAACAAACCCGTTCTCCCGGCCCCTCCCCGGGACCCACCTGGAGCAGGTAGAAGAGGTTCTGGTAGGCCTCCAGTCTCCGTCTACTCTCTCGGCTGAGAGCCTTCAAGCCTTTGCTCCTCTCCACGTCCATCAAGTCCGACAGCTTCTCCTTGTTCTTCCTGGTCAGCTTCTTGCAGTGAGACTCCACTTCCTGCAGGAGGCCCACAGGTGAGGCACCGTCCTCGGGTCCGGCGAGCCGACGGGAGCGGCTCACCTGCAGCGTGGCCCTGTTGCGCACCAGCAGCCCGATTTTCAGGTCCATCAGGTCCAGGTCGGCCTCCAGCTGCCTGTTGAAGCGGACGGTCCGGACCACCTCCTCCCGAAGACACGCCACTTTCACCTCCTCCCCGATGTCGGCGTCCCCCAAGTCCAGCAAGTGGGCGAACTTCCTGAGCACGCTCAGGGGGAGCGTGTCCCATTGCACTGAGACGGACGGGAGCGACCGTCGGTCGGCCGGCCGTTAGTCCTCGGGTGACCTTCGGCCAATTGCTTCGTCGGAGAACTTACCCAGCATCCTGTACTCGGCCCGCGCCCGACTTGCTCGAAAGAAGGTTTGGATCTTTATGACGGCGCCCACCTGCGGACCCGCACGGTTACCGTGGCATCCGCACGCGCATGCTAACAACTGCCACACTCACATTTTGTCGGAAGAACTTCAACCGTGAGAGATACTTCCTCCTGGCCAAGCACATCTTCGCAAAGGCTTGAATCTGAATACAAACATCGCAAAGAATGTGAATAGATGCGCCCTGGATGGATGCTAGGGCtgaataatagaaaaaaaataatgacattacgatctttttttaaacctgcgagagatatatatatatatatatatattatagataGATCTATCTctatctatatacatatatatatatacacacacacagtatattgcgaagtgaaataatacaggatcagtgctGGAAAAGTTTATTTGCGACACGAACTACTTCAGAGTTCAGTTCCTCGTTCccaaaatgaactagttcagttcataattgAAAATTTGGAACGAAGTTCACCGGTCCAAAAATGAACTCCTTCATAGTTCTTcccttcccctcccctcccctcctcaATATGTCGCTGACGGGCAATGACCCTCCAAACACTGGCATTTCGCtcgtagccagctgcagctttcagcCTCCAATTTCAAAAGCCTTTTGCTTGaagtgcttttttaaaatgaggaattaaaacaaaaacaggacttttgtccttaaagcgcaaacaaaaacacaccacacagtacgacaggaacgatggtgaaaggacattgataactttgcattccagacgacattaacaaaataattgatcTATTCTtagattacaaaaaagaaattccATATTATCCAGTGTGATGGCACGGGGTTTTAATAAAGCATTCTCATAGCAATAatcattttataataataaaacattctcACACTTCtgcactgtattacaaaagaacacattgacGCAGCGGCCACGACCCCACCTTGCGCACTCACAAGCTTTTTAGTTTGACGGCCCGGTAAGGCTGAGCGATGACTTTGAAATGGTCATAGTTTGGGGACCTATTAATATAGGCCATCATTCCAATTTGGGGGTCGGGGAGTGGATTAGTTGTGGATTTGGGCCGTTTGCAGATGTGGGTGCACGGCACGAGTGCGTCACCTTGACCGCCGCGCTCCAGTTGCTGGAGAGGAACTGCAGCCGCCGCCTGTACGCCCTCTGCCGGACGAACCTCCTCCAGTGAGCCTGTACGCAAAACGAACGCCGGCCGGTCAGCAGAGGCTGGAGTCACGTGACCGCTCGCCAGGTGTCGCTCTGCGCACCTGGATGAGGACCACGGCGCAGGCGTGGCCGCGCAGGTAATTCCGGCGAGCTGCCAGTCGGCGTCGGGTGAGGAATCCTCGAATGGCCGACTGCAAGCGGGTGACCAGCGCTCGATTGTCGGCCCAAAGCTCTCGCCGCCGGTGCGCGGATAACACGCCGTCGACCACCTCCTGCGAGGGAACGGCGTGAGCGGACGTTTATGACACAGGCGGCGTGGCGCAAGCGCGAGACGAGGAGTCACCTGGATGTCCTGCTGGTCCAGGAACACGCTGTTGTGGACGAAATTGGGAGGTTCCTCCCACGTGCCTTCCAGTTTGATGAGGTGGAAGAAGAACGAGGAGCCGTCTCGCATTCGGAATCGGACCCACGGACTCTTGTTGTCTCCTGCAAACGCGCACCATAAACTCTCAGCGGCTAACCTCTGATCTCACGCCACATCAAGGGCGTACAATGTCACCTGCGCTCGCCTTCCGATGCGCCAAAGCAGCGAGCTGCCGCTGATACTCGACCGCCCGGCACCGCGTCACTCCCTGCAGCGCCACCTCTGGTAGAGACAGCACTCGCAGCGTCTGCGCAGCCTGCTTCTCCTTCACCGCTTGGTTGACAGCTGCCACCGCCAGACACACTACACGCACACGCAATAAAACACCCCCTCACTTAACCTGTTCCAGACAATACTGAAAATCCACCAATAtcgggaaggaaaaaaaaggtgagaATATTTGTATCCCTTTCACACACTTACAACTAACCCACTTAACATATTAACatattttttacacaaaaattgCAGGCTTAaagtatttataaaataaataataacgacAATGGAAGAAAACATTTGAAGAGTTCAATGCGAAAGCATTTTTGTGCGAATTTGGGAAAATGAGTTTTTCCGTTTCTGGTTTACAGGTTAAAACTCAAATCTGACTGAAAAACTCTTTGCAACTGTCATTGCATCGCAAAACCAGACAAGTCACAAATGTTTGCATAGCTataaaattacactgaaatTGGAAGTATTATGCTTTCTGAATAAGAATTAAgaacaggtgagtgtaccagAACCATAGTCTCTTGAACTAAACCTAAAATGAACCCTTAAGGGGTCACATTGAGACCCCCAAGACCTACTCGTAGAATCTGCGTAGCCCGATCACGACAAAATCTCAATGACTTTCATGAAATCATCTCTGATGGACTGTTTCGCGCAAGTTACGTGCAGCTCGCGGTCGGCTTGAAAGGAGACGTTACCTGCAGTCAAATGCGGATGGCGCATGTCGGTTTCTCAAATAGAAACtatatttttcttctgttttacataggagttgtttggttttgcaaGGTTAGGAAATGCAACATTTCACACAACCGTTTGAGAGGCTGTCTTCTAGTGGGCGTGGCGCTATTTTGAActcatttgtaaatgtattcaACGGAAAAGCGGATATGGTTAATggataaatctgcaaaatagcGCTACAGTGataaaccccccaaaatattgggaactaaaatattttgtagtgCATGCAGCAGCAAGGCAAAAAGAATCATGTGGTTGACTCACACTTCAGAGCTTTCTGAGTCTCCACATTGGTTTGTCTGACTACTTCCTGGATTTCAGCCAACCATAGCTCAGCTCCCGCATCTTTGCTGAGCTGGTAGGTCTACGGAAGAACACGTGACCTCACATCAAACACGGCAGCTACATTGGGACTGATCCACCTCAGGTTCGTATGTTTGAATCCTAAATCACATTTAGTCACGTGCGTATGGgatgcccgtgtgtgtgtgtgtgagtgtgtgtgcgcaagTTTGTTCACCTGTGCTTTGCGCTGCCTGGCAGCGCTCATCGAGCTGAGGTACCTCCAGGCGTTGGCGGGCACGATGTCCTCCACACCACTAGAGGGGAGCAGCAGTGCAGAAAGCAGCCCGCGAACATCTCCGGCCAGCAAAGCCTCGTTAACCGCACAAAGAGTCACTATCTCTAAAGGGTCAGAGGTCAAGTTTCACTCTCTCATCCTTTTACAATCGATGATtccatttatttgtctttttatgggtttttttgGACAACGCACTAACACGGAGCACACACGTTGACAGCCTTTGCTGCAGATTACAGCAACGCTTGCATTTTTTTACGTCATCTGAGAATTCGTGCTGTTGATCAAAgatttatgtagattttttttaaaggcattttTGGAAAGTCTAATCAGGTATAGTATCACAGCTCGGTTCGTTAATCTCTCTGGGCAGCTAAATAAGCTGCCTTGGCTAATTCATGCAACTGGAAAAATAATTGGTGCTCAAGAGTGCTTCTCTAGAGTATTTCTGAAAAGTTTACGCTGCAACGAGCAAATAAGATTATTTGTGATCCATCCATCATGGTGGGAATGAGCTGCTCTCATCTGGGAGAAGGTTCAGTTTCTCACTGCAGACTAAACActcaaaaacttgttttttcctGTGTCAATTAAGCTGGTAAATAAGGTCACATCCTAACAGTCTTGTAGGTTAGCAATTTTACATATTACAATTTTAGCCCTTCACTGTGTTACCTTTATTAGGTGATAATAATTATCTTGTAACTTTCCCATGTTTTTTGCACCCTTTGTATGATATGATCTGCAGTTGCAAACGTGCGCATGTTTTCTCTCAAGGCGCTCAATAACGCCAGCTCCACTTTGCAGTCATTgttaagttattttattttcatccctTTAATCCCAAACCTTCGACATCATCCGGCTACAGCAGCGGTCCCAACCATAGATAGGAAGACACGCTGTAGCAGCCCggctacgtggcggccatgttgggaggTCTGcgtacatgaaagaaatgtccGTGTGGAAAACCTGGACGGTGACGCAAACGTGGTTCCCTGTGCGGTTGTGTCAACCTATTTTTACGGACGACTTAAGAGCATGATCCGATTCCCCCCACGCCCCCCAGCCCTAGTCAGAGGTCACACAGGCGTTGACATGATGAGCCAAGTTCAGCATGTGGCATTTTGGACATACGCTGATGTTGGGCCTGGGCGTCCTCGTTGGCCAGCTTGATTCCTTCCTGAAGCTGATTCCAGGTCAGCGCTTCACGACCGGACGACTGCTTCATGTTGAACAGACGCAACAAGTACCTGGGCacgttcatcatcatcatcatcatcatcatcatcatcatcatcatcatcatcatcatcatcatcatcccttACTTGTCCATCAGGGCTTGGTCCACATCTGTCAAGCCCACTGATGAATTGACCAATAAGGAGCTGAGATGCCGCAGATTTCCCGCCTCCACCGCCTGATTGACAAGCACCACTGCCGACAGCATCTCCACAGCTACAAACAGCTCTTCCAGCTGCAGTGCCCCCTGCAGGACGCATGGCAACATCACCACAGACCAGctcaggggtgtgtgtgtgtgtgtgtgtgcgtgtgtgcgtgcgtgcgtgtcttgagcatccatccatccatgttctgtacCGCCTTATCCTCACAATGCTAGGAAGATGACCTTAGAAATGTAGtcgtttacattacattacatgacAAGTTATCCTGTTAAAAATTTAACAGTcatgaccatccatccatttgcttccCCTTAGCCGCTGTCGGGTCGTGAGGGCAGCAGCTTACGCAGAGATGCCCAAACTTCCCTctacccagccacttcctccagctcttgcGAGGCAATGCCGAGGTggtcccaggccagccgggagacagaCGTCTCTCCAATGTGTCCCGGGTCGTCTTCTCGGTGGGACGTGCTTGGAACATCTTTACGGGGGAGGCGTACGGGGGGCATCCTattcagatgcccgagccacctcatctggcgcCTCTCGATGCAGAGCGGCAACGGTTCaagtctgagcccctcccggatgaccgagcttctcaccctatctatgagggagagcccagacaccctgcgaaggaaactcattttgaccgcttgtatccgcaatcttgttctttgggtcacgacccacagtttgtgaccataggtgaaggtaggaacgtagatagatcaatcggtaaattgagagcttcgtctttcggctCAGTTCCTTCTTTATCACGACAGACAgctacagagtccgcatcactgcagacgccgcaccgatccgcctgtcgatctcccgttccattcttccctcacttgacccacaagaccccaagatacttgaagtcgtccacttggggcaggatctcatccccgacctggagagggcacgccacccttttctgactgaggaccacggtttcagattcggaggtgctgattttcatccaagccgcttcacactcagctgcgaaccggtCCAGCGAGAGATGAAGATCGCGGCTTGAtgcagccatcagaaccacatcttcTGCTAAAAGCAGAAGCGTAATACCGACGtcgccaaaccggaccccctcgacgcctcggctgtgccgaGAAACGCAGTCCAtgaaagtaatgaacagaatcagtgccAAAGGGAAGCCTcagcggagtccaactctcactggaaacataTTCAACTTATTGACAGCGGTTGTATGGGGACCAATCAGCCTTATCAGGGGGTCCGTTACCCCGTACTCTTAGAGAACCCTCCACAGGGCTCCCCGAGGTACATGGTCAACCGCCTTTTtcgagtccacaaaacacatctagACTGGTGAGGCGAACTCCCTCCagaaccctgccgagggtgtagatcTGGTCCACTGGTCACGGCCAGCACGAAAAACACACCGCTCCGCCTGAATGTGAGATTCGAcatcctgacggaccctcctctccagaaccactgaatagaccttaccagggaggctgaggagtgtgatccccctgtaattggaacacacccttctgctccactttcttaaaaagggggcccaCCACCCTGATctcccaatccagaggcactgccccagatgtccacgtgatgttgcagaggcgtgtcgaccaggacagccccacaacctCCAGAGCCGTGAGCAACTCTGGGTGGATCTCATTACCCCCCTCGGTAATGTCAACCCCGGAGATAGGAGCGCCCACCTTAGAGTCCCCAGACTGAGCTTCCTCATAAGAAGGCGTgctccttggatcattgggacacacaaacccgtccaccacgataaggtgacggttcCAGGACAGGTGGattaaaagacattttctcccagaaatgtaatggattacaattacatccaTTTGCTAATTCAATTACATAACCTCCCTGCATGTatattagttactccccaacactggtgTTTCGTGTGCGTCTGTGCATACCTGTCCCGCGCGCGCTTGTAACAGCCGCAGCTGCTGATGATAAAGAGCCGCCGCGCAAGGGAAGACGGGGGGCAGCCGAAGGTCAGAGGACATCAGACAGCTGACCGTGCGTTGCGGGTCGCTGCCCCGCAACGACTCGTTCACGCCGTCTACCGCTCTCTGCACTGTGGCAAATACACACGCGCACGTCATGGACACGCAACACACACGGCAGTCACACAGAGAGGAAGCGTCTCACTCTCAGCGTCTCCGCAGGCTTCCCGATTCGCTGCGTTGACGGCCTCTTGAAGCTCATCGGGCTCCAGCGGGTCCGCCAAGGCGTGGTCCTGAAGACGTGCAGAAAAACATTCCATCCAACATGTGAGTGGGACAATAAAAACTAGGACCCggccgatattagcccttttcaaattggGGGGGCGGCCGAATTTTGGgggatttattgttttttttttgcctatagCATGAGACAAAGTCAAAGATGATGaacttcaaacaaacaacaacacaagaaatgcagcataaaacaaaaacattcataatGCGCAAAACAATAACCAAGCAAAAGGACAACAAAACTGGTGAACTCtctttgaacatcaaatatttcAAACGCAACTCTGTCAAAGACGATATTGGGaacaaagaggaaggaaaaaaaaaaaaaagctgacattTTGACACCTGGGAGAGGGGTCTGTGGTTTTCATTTTGAAGTCATCGCTTTATGGCAAAGGCGAAGAAATGGGATTTAACGTCGAAGGGCATTATTGCTTCATTCATTATGTTGCACACATTCATGGGCTAATTCTAAAGATAAATGCACGTTCAGGTTTTTGTACTTGAAAATTCCTCTctgttaaacaaatactaaaagaCAAAGTCTTTACATGTAAAATAGTCAAATGATCTGTCTGTAATTCATACAGtgtctttattgttttaagcatAAAGGGACTACAAacaagttattttattcattctatattttctaaataaattgtCCGATTATTCGggtatcagaattttttttcgcTGGCAAATATCAGAATCGGCCTCAAAAAAATCGATATCAGTGGGGCCCCATCACCATACGATTTGTTCGTACCAGTGCCTTTGCGTGTCGGTCGGCCGCCAGCTGCTCCAGGTACCAGGGCCCGTTGGCGCCGAGGACGCCCACGAGGGCCAAACACGGCAGCCGCAGAGCGCCCACGAGCGACGGCTCGTCAGCGGCGTCCACCGCTTCATCCACCCGCTCCACCGCCGATCTCACTGGAGACATCGTCGCACACGTCAGCGCCGGCCGCGCCGCCACGTTACCGTGACGACGGTCTCACCGTTGACCGTGTtgatgttgttttgtatttctctGCGGGTCAGAAACTCCTCGTACAGATCTTTTTCCTCGGAGGCTCCACCCTGAAAGTCACATCGCGAAGGTCACTTCGGCCTTGCCCTCCAACGCTAACCCTTACGCTAGCCTTCAGATGCTAAAGCTAACCCTGAAACTTGGCCTGtcattatcaaatatttttcgaATCGATTATTCCATTGAATCGTCCATCGATTACACTGGGGAGCaccatttttgttgagttaggtctgacggctgtttttaactcatttttgggtgtggaatccaaaactgatttTTCTCCATCATGTTAAGTTTTGGAGCAAAGTGAGAACAAATTGGAACAaaggggatat carries:
- the iqgap3 gene encoding ras GTPase-activating-like protein IQGAP3 isoform X6 is translated as MSNMAESTAQSHYGRLTAEQMDEQRHQNVAYHYLCRLEEAKRWMEACLGEELPAPTELEEALRNGVLLAKLAHRFSPAVVPRKKIYDLEQLRYQAVGVEFRHTDNINHWRDALMALGLPPIFHPETTDIYDKKNMPRAVYCLHALSLYLFRLGLAPQITDLCGKVKFTEDEINNMRLELDKYGLQLPAFHKIGGILSNEMSVDEAAAHVAVIAINEAVDKRDVGATAEALRNPNAQLADLQEALTSVYQETLLRAKRRKARQAASRGGASEEKDLYEEFLTRREIQNNINTVNVRSAVERVDEAVDAADEPSLVGALRLPCLALVGVLGANGPWYLEQLAADRHAKALDHALADPLEPDELQEAVNAANREACGDAEMQRAVDGVNESLRGSDPQRTVSCLMSSDLRLPPVFPCAAALYHQQLRLLQARAGQGALQLEELFVAVEMLSAVVLVNQAVEAGNLRHLSSLLVNSSVGLTDVDQALMDKYLLRLFNMKQSSGREALTWNQLQEGIKLANEDAQAQHQQIVTLCAVNEALLAGDVRGLLSALLLPSSGVEDIVPANAWRYLSSMSAARQRKAQTYQLSKDAGAELWLAEIQEVVRQTNVETQKALKLCLAVAAVNQAVKEKQAAQTLRVLSLPEVALQGVTRCRAVEYQRQLAALAHRKASAGDNKSPWVRFRMRDGSSFFFHLIKLEGTWEEPPNFVHNSVFLDQQDIQEVVDGVLSAHRRRELWADNRALVTRLQSAIRGFLTRRRLAARRNYLRGHACAVVLIQAHWRRFVRQRAYRRRLQFLSSNWSAAVKIQAFAKMCLARRKYLSRLKFFRQNVGAVIKIQTFFRASRARAEYRMLVQWDTLPLSVLRKFAHLLDLGDADIGEEVKVACLREEVVRTVRFNRQLEADLDLMDLKIGLLVRNRATLQEVESHCKKLTRKNKEKLSDLMDVERSKGLKALSRESRRRLEAYQNLFYLLQTRPSYLAHLIFLMPQSRCSSFVEMVVFSLFNYGADDREAFLLLQLFTQALHFEIRSKVTEPQDVVRGNPFVIKMLVNFYRHDRGRNVLREALGPALRDVLAARNLSVRTDPLDVYKSWINQTESQSGLKSSLPYDVSPADALSHPEVRRRVDIAVVNLHNLTQRILEAITSNINKLPYGFRYLAKVLGDALRSKFPAASEDDVYKVVCNLVYYRFLNPAIVAPDAFDVLERTGVPGGLRPAQRRLLGSAARLLQRAAANEPFLGDGEHVAALNRYVARTHSAFRKFVSRLCDVPDPSERFRMDEYSEALVVGRPLVYISLGELVGTHELLLEHQERLCPEPTDPLRLLLSDVGPVPSLQELMGTTTTTALADPGSESGWGKTEVSLTLTNKFDVFDDRDDSADVGALLLSTKRLIVDVIGTQPGDTLGDVLQADVSLDQEMRHEQLMRRRALRDARTPDKMKRWASTMDAAGLSLEEKKRKIGRSIRRLEALGVLPATRGHRRILDMIAQDIRNRRFRRRRRGAELVKLGQTMQSLRAKSSFLGQQADYYEHYIASCLDELTADGRATGKKTPDVRGKKKVPVVSYTASRLHDKGVLLEIQELPTTQFKNVVFDILNGAEKGSFLVKARFLGVDMEEFHIKYQDLLQLQYDGVTVMKMFGKAKVNVNLLIFLLNKKFFNK